The genomic stretch AGACCTCTTACGAGACGAGGATTCACCTTGTACACAACCTCGGCCGCCGTTAGCAACCTTTTCAGTTCCGCAAAGTGCCCCGCACAGTCTTCACACAGGACATCCAAAGTGGTTGGGGCTCCCTGGGTAATTTCCTGGCAGGAAGAATTCTTGCAATCTAAAATCCTCAAGGGATTCTTCTCAAAGCGCGACTGACAATCTTTACAAAGTTGTTCTTTGTGCGGTTCAAGAAATTCTTGGAGCTTCTGCTTATGCTCCGGGCGGCAGGTTGGGCACCCGACAGAATTCACATGAACTTCTAGACCCTTTAAGCCTAAGCGGCTATATAGATCCCACACCAAGGTGATGACTTCCGCATCCACCATGGGCTTGTCTGCTCCCAATACTTCTACTCCAAACTGATGAAACTGCCGGAAGCGACCCGATTGAGGCCGTTCATAGCGAAACATGGGACCGATATAGTAGAGCTTTACCGGTTGGGGTCCTCCATAGAGTTTATTCTCTACATAAGCCCGACAGACGGAAGCTGTCCCTTCTGGCCGCAGGGTAATGGACCGATCTCCTTTGTCGAGGAAGGTATACATTTCCTTATTGACAATATCTGTAGTTTCCCCAACCCCCCGTTGAAAGAGCTCAGTGGCTTCAAACATGGGAGTGCGAATCTCTTGGTATCCATATTCCTTACAAATCTTGCGTATTTGCTCTTCAAGACCTTGCCATTGTTCCACAACTCCTGGCAGCAAATCTTGAGTTCCTTTCGGACGCTGAATGGCCATATTTCATACTCCTTTCTAAAATAAACTAATATCTCTCAACAGATTCTTCTATCCTTCGATAGATCGTTCTATAGATCCTTTAGTCACTCTTCCCTCAGGATGATACAAATAAAAAAAGCCCCCTCCCTTGCTATTAAGCAAGGGACGAGAGCTCCCGTGGTGCCACCCTTATTGACGGACTCAAAAAATTCCGCCCACTTTGCAGTCCATAACGAGACCAAACGCTGTCTTTTCTGTTCTTGGGGTGTCCTCCTAAGCATCTCCCAGGCTAGTTTCAGTCCAGGCTAGCCTTCCCTGCAGAGAGATTGATGCACAGTCTCTTCCCAAAAGTTAATTCAGAAAATCAAGTTCAGTATATTCTAATTGAGATTTTGTTTGGGATTTTGTCATTTTTACAATGATATAAAAAGTATTATATTACAATATCTTAACGAGTGAAGAGAAATTTGTCAATGTATAGTATACAATTTTTATTATTTACAGTGTATCCAAGGAGGTACAATTGTAGTCAAGATTACGAGGACCAAAATATATACTCAATTAAAAGGCCTACATGTTTAGCGTGATTCAGGGAAAACTTAAAAGACAAAGATAGGAGGTTAGTAATGATGTCAGACAAACAAACAGACAAGACTCGTACTCACGCACCCAATGCCGATGATAAAACTCAAAGCCCCAACAAATCAGATCGTTATATTGATAAAGCAACTAAACAAAAGTAAGATCGGAGCACCTCCGATCTTTTCTTTTACCTTATATCCCATATATATGGCTATTGATTTATATCATTGACCTCTATCCCTGCAAGGCGGATTAGATATAAAGCATTGCGAGTGGTGGATATTCCCTCTCGAAGTTTATAGTCAAAGAATATCTCATTATCCTGATAATGTTCACGAAAGTGGTAATTTATGATTTTACTGTTACTTTTCTTCTCAAGGTCACCCAGTTCTAAATCGTGGGTGGAAACAAGTCCCATAGCCCCATCTTTTTGCAATTGTTGAATCAGAGCAATGGCCCCCTGATGGCGGTCGTGGGAGTTGGTCCCTTTAAAAATCTCATCCAGCAAAAAGAATACGGATCTCTCCGTTTTCGCAGCTTCCACAATTTCCTTGATTCTTAGAATTTCGGCATAGAAAGATGATATACTTTGCTCCAAATTATCGCTAACACGCATACAAGTCCAAAGATGAAAAATAGAGCAGCGGAAGTGCTCTGCACAGACAGGAGCACCTGTATAGGCTAGAAGTAGGTTCGTGCCAACAGTGCGCAGGAAGGTACTTTTGCCTGACATGTTGGATCCTGTAATCAAGGCAATTCCTGAGGGCTCCTGAAGGGTAAAGTCGTTGGCTACCCGCTTTACGGTAAGTAAAGGATGTCCTAACTTACGGGCAGACAACCCCTGCCAAGCAACGTTCCCCGCCTTTTCATTGCTGTTCTCCACAATGTCGGGCATGACCCATTGAGGATTTTCGAAGGAAATAGTAGCAAGACTTGCTAATGCTTCCATCTCCGCGATAACCTCCAACCAAGTTTTCAGTAATCTGCCTGACCCACTTTTCCATTCTTCAAGGGCAATCAAACAATGATAGTCCCAAAGGGTAAGGATATTAATGGCTATAAACATAGCATTATCGCGATTAGAGATGCGCTCGACAAGCTTAGATAACTTCTGAATTTGGCACTGTGCAGAATGTCCTTCTTTATCACGCAAAAGACTCTGTAGTCTATTAAGCTCATCCGAATGAAATTTCTTCTTTTCCAGCAGCTTTAACATTTCGGAGTAGGTTTTCAAACTTGCTTCGTGCTTATAAACCATCGATAGCACTTTGGAACGATCCTTGCCATAAAGTTGGAGCAGGAGGATTTGTGTGCCAATCAGCAAAGCCACCATTTGCCAAGGAATCCGTCCTCCATAAAGATAAAAAGCGGTCGCCACGCAGGTGATCGTCGGCAGTACGGTCACCCCTAGCTTAAGCATAGGCTGCAAATAAGCCTCTTCTCTTTCCTCTGCCCACTGGATAAACGGTTCGGTAGCCTGGAATTGATCGGCTACAACCGCTCCTTCTGCTTCGAAACGTTGACGCCATCCTAAAGCTTCCCCTAATTCAGTGATTGCTGCTTGACGCTTGGCAATTTCCCCGTGACTATGCTGAGAGTTTTTTAGTGTACTGCTCAGCGCCTTTCTGCCCAAAGGAGAGCAAGCTGAATTAATCCATTGAAAAATAGAAGCCTGGCCAAAAAGATCAAGATCCGAAGCATAGGGATGCATGTCATCCTTGAATTCTGCTCCTACATCTTTGAAATTCACCCACTCACCCGCGAGGCGTTCTAGACCCTTTTGATTAAGATTTGCAAGAATCTCTGCATGTCGTAATTGGGCACGAACCTGGCGATGTTGGGATGCAAGATATAGGAAAAAACCAAAAGTAAGAACCCCCATTAGGATTCCCAAGACACTACTTACTGTAAGATAGAGAAAAACAGCAAGAGCAAAGCCCACCACGAATGAGAATAACCGGTAATTGCTTAACTGATTGGCTGCTCGTTTTTGTTTGGTACTTAAGTTTTCATAAGCTTGTTTTCTATTCGAATATATTCTTTCCGGAACGCTCACAGTATACCTCCTGCAGGTTAATGGTGTAATTATACCATAATTTAGAAAGAAAAGATCATCCCTTCTATTCGGGATGATCTTTTGCTTTTACTTCTTGCAATGAAGCTGCCAATGTACTCCGAACTTATCTGTAAACTTCGCATACAAGGGACTGAAAAAGGTTTTCTGCAGATCCATTTCCACAGTTCCCCCCTGTGATAAGGCAGCAAGGGTATTGCGAGTCTCTTATTTTAATCGAGAGGTATATTGATTACTTCATTATAGGTCGACCTGTAGGTCATGGATTTTACATCCAATTCAAGTCCCTCTCCCATTCCTAGGAAGCGTAAAGTCCTCTGATGCTTGATGATTCCATCTGAGCTTTTATCGTATTGATCATCGATGGTTTCTTCTAGCGCAATCTGCTTACCATCAGCTACGAGATAAACCTTGGTTAAAATTACGCTTTCTTCACTGGTAAGGGTGATTAGCGTCTCCTCCTCCCTTACTACGATTTCATTAATCTCTACATTCTGCCCTAAAACATCTAGGGTTTGATTTTCTTTGCCAGTTTGAAGCTTAAACCTTTGATTTACATCATGATCTGCTCCAAAACTTACTAGTTCAAGCTTTAAGTCGTTCAAAGGGGCGGGTAGCGCATTAAAATCTCTATGGAAGGTAATTCCTTTCAGATCAGTGCTCATTCCACCACCCTGTCTTTCTACTTCGATACTGTTAGCAATTAACCTGAAGGATAAATCTCGCGGTCTAAATCGCTCCCCACTTACCGTATCCAGAGCTAAACCGATTATGCCTTGAG from Desulfitobacterium dichloroeliminans LMG P-21439 encodes the following:
- the hisS gene encoding histidine--tRNA ligase, with product MAIQRPKGTQDLLPGVVEQWQGLEEQIRKICKEYGYQEIRTPMFEATELFQRGVGETTDIVNKEMYTFLDKGDRSITLRPEGTASVCRAYVENKLYGGPQPVKLYYIGPMFRYERPQSGRFRQFHQFGVEVLGADKPMVDAEVITLVWDLYSRLGLKGLEVHVNSVGCPTCRPEHKQKLQEFLEPHKEQLCKDCQSRFEKNPLRILDCKNSSCQEITQGAPTTLDVLCEDCAGHFAELKRLLTAAEVVYKVNPRLVRGLDYYRKTAFEVLVEDIGAQSAICGGGRYDGLVQEVGGPQTPGIGFAMGMERVLAALKLSQEHQDEDKKEFLMLVALGEKAQSEGFAIISRLRKKGLPVSIDLLGRSLKAQLKAADRVQAKYAGILGEEELSKGIIILRNLRLGEQEELTLKEFEEQVLKQYKEDGNQ
- a CDS encoding MutS family DNA mismatch repair protein; translation: MSVPERIYSNRKQAYENLSTKQKRAANQLSNYRLFSFVVGFALAVFLYLTVSSVLGILMGVLTFGFFLYLASQHRQVRAQLRHAEILANLNQKGLERLAGEWVNFKDVGAEFKDDMHPYASDLDLFGQASIFQWINSACSPLGRKALSSTLKNSQHSHGEIAKRQAAITELGEALGWRQRFEAEGAVVADQFQATEPFIQWAEEREEAYLQPMLKLGVTVLPTITCVATAFYLYGGRIPWQMVALLIGTQILLLQLYGKDRSKVLSMVYKHEASLKTYSEMLKLLEKKKFHSDELNRLQSLLRDKEGHSAQCQIQKLSKLVERISNRDNAMFIAINILTLWDYHCLIALEEWKSGSGRLLKTWLEVIAEMEALASLATISFENPQWVMPDIVENSNEKAGNVAWQGLSARKLGHPLLTVKRVANDFTLQEPSGIALITGSNMSGKSTFLRTVGTNLLLAYTGAPVCAEHFRCSIFHLWTCMRVSDNLEQSISSFYAEILRIKEIVEAAKTERSVFFLLDEIFKGTNSHDRHQGAIALIQQLQKDGAMGLVSTHDLELGDLEKKSNSKIINYHFREHYQDNEIFFDYKLREGISTTRNALYLIRLAGIEVNDINQ